The genomic segment TTGGCATCCGAAGCTCAAGCTGCAGCACGCCGTCGCTCGAAGACAGCTTGCCTTCGCGTCCTCCCGTGACCGTTACGGTAGCCGTATATAAGTTTTCCACTCGATATCCCTCCACGTACCTGAAGTCCGATGCGTCGGCATGCCCCGTGGGGAAGCTTGCTTCGACATCCAAATAGGTTGCGCGGAAGGGAAATTTTTATCCCAACGGCACTGCCGAAGTGAATGCTCAGGATAAGCCGGGGATTGGTCTATCCGGCATTTCCTCACATGTGCATAAAGCTGTGCACATGTTGTGGATGTTCTGTTGATAACTGCCCAAACGTCCCTATTGCAAGCCCGGCAAGGTCACGGTCTTCAGCCATTGACGCGCGATCAGCTCGTGGCCGGCGGCTGTCGGGTGGATGCCGTCCCAGAGCCAGTGTTCCCGGGCCGCCCGCCGGCAAGCTTCGTCGAACAGGTGCTGGAGCGGTACGAACGTGGCCGAGTAGCTGTCCGCCAGCTCCCGCCATTCACATGTGCATAACTTTGTGCACAACCCGTGGACAGTTTGGGGATAAGGCCGGCCGCAAGTCGGGTTATTATCCACAGGCGCTCGCGCAAACGATAAAAACCACTCTCTGCACCCTGGGTACAGAGAATGGTTCCGTCGATTTGGGAGCCGAGCGGCTAAAAATCCATCCAGAAAAATTGAGAAACAGCAAGGATGAGTCCTATCGCGTTTGCGACAATAAAATACCACTTGATGGCTCTTCGGCTAACGGGATCGCCCCCCGTTAACAACGACCAACCCACAATTCCGTTACATACAACCATAATAATAAGGGCTAACCACCAATTTGCCGCCAATCCGATTCCATCCTCTCCGGGCTTTGAACGACGCTCAACTCCCATTCATCCCTCTGATCTTAACTGTCTCCGCCGAGCATCCCGCTCAGAAGCAGCATCCGATAGAGCAGCACGGCCGTAACGGCACGCGACAAAGGCTGCTGCGGGTTAAGCTTGCCTCCTTCTCCCTTCACCAGTCCGATTCCGACGGCCGTTCGAACCTCCTCGACCGCCCTACTGCTGATAAAGCTACTGTCGGCGAACGTTCCCATTTCCGCCTGCTTGCGCAAGGAATCGAGTTTTTCCGCCCCCAGCGCCAGCCGCAGCGCTCGGATCATCGTCACGATCGCTTCTTCCCGGGATACCTGCCGATCAGGGCCGAAGGCGTCCTCCCCGATTCCGTCCATTAATCCGTAAGCGTGTACGGCCGACACTTCTTCTTTGTACCAGCTTCCCGCTTTTACGTCGCGGAAGACCGAAGCTTCTTCAACCTTAGGCAGGCCCAACGCTTTTGCAAGCATCACGGCCAATTCTGCGCGGGTGACGACGGAGCGAGGCATGAATCGGCCTCCTTCAAATCCATTGACGATCATCCGCCCCGTCATGTCGCGAATCTCGCTTTTCGCCCAGTGGCCTTCAAGATCCGTCAGCGAGAAAGTCTGAGCCGCCAGTATGAAGGTGCCATGGGTCAAGCTGCGAAATACAGCCGTACCCTGCCCGTTCTGCGCCGTAAATGCCGTCGGGACAGGACGGAAGCGCCCGCCGTCCCAGCGCATCGCCGTCGATACGTCTGCAGCATCAGCCGGCACATTCAGAAGGCCAGTTATAAACCGATTAGAAGAGTCCATCTTAAATGTAGCCCCGCGGTGCTTGACATACAGTCCAAAATCAACCGGCTCCCCTACCAAACGGAAACCGCCCGCGTCTGCCTCCTTCTTCATATCGGCCGTAATCGCGCTGCGTTCAAGCACGACCAGCAGCTCCGAAGCCGGCTCATCCGCCCAACGGGATTCGTCGCGCATCGCTTCCGCAAAAGGCAGCTTATATCGACCTAGTGAAGTCTGGAACGTCACGTCCGCCGTTCTTTCAGCCAGACGAACGGCTGCGTCTGCCGACAGGCGCAGCGTATAGCGATCCGCTTCCTCCTTCACGACAAACGCGAACGCCGCGCTTCCCGGTCCTGACCGGGAAATGACCTGAGTGACGCGGTCCAGATCAAGCCTTGCTTCAATCGACTTTTTCCCGTCCGCCTCCTTTTTCAAGAAAGCCATCCACGGGAATACGGTCTCATTGACAATCAGATCGACCGGCATGTCCGGATTCACCGAACCTGTGCCGCCATTATCGACCGGTATCGTAGTCGGTTCCGCGCGAACCACGTTTAGCGTATACGTCCGGACAGTACCGTCCTGCGCTTTTACGGCGATCTCGAACGTATTGTTTCCTACGGCCAGCGGAAGCGCGGCAGATTCAAAGCCGCTGCCTATCGGACTGCCGTTGACCGCGATGCCCGCATAGGCATTGGAGGCGGACAGCACCATTTTCAAGCTGTCGACGGACGTCGCGACTTGCACCGCATAGTCCGTCTTGCCGGCTTCAAAATCGAACGGGATCGCTGCGCCATTCCCCGTAATCGTCCATGCGCTTAAAGCTGCATCGCCGCTCATCGGCTGCTCGCGAACGACGTTCAGCGTATACGTCCGAACGGTGCCGTCCTGCGCTTCTACGACAATCTCGAACGTATTGTCGCCTGGCGTCAGCGGAAATTCCCCGGATTCGGCATCGCTGTCGATCGCGCTGCCGTTCAGGGTAATGTCCGCGTACGCACTGGAAGCGGTCAGCGCCATTTTCAAGCTGTCGACGGACGTCGCGACTTGCACCGTGTAGTCCGTCTTGCCGGCTTCGAAATCGAACGGGATCGCAGCGCCATTCCCCGTAATCGTCCATGCGCTTAAAGCTGCGTCGCTGCTCTTCCTCAAAATATTTTGGATGTCGACTTCCTTGACGCTGGCATTGCCTGCCGTATCGACGGCATAGACCGTATAGATGCCGTTCTCTCCGACCCAGAACCCTTCTCCGAGCGTTCGGCCGCCCGATGGAAAATAAGAAAGCGGGTGGCTGCCCTTCGCCCACTTCATGTCGGCAATTTCGTTGTATTCGCCATACGCGGAAGCGCCCGGCCATACAAACACTTCATTATACGTAGGCGCTTCCGGCGTCACGCGAATTCGGATCGAAGGAGGCTGATCGTACAGAAACGAAATCTTGACCGTTCCGTCCAGCGTCAGACCGCTCTCCGCGTCCTTGGCCGAATAAGTCACTTCTTCCATCGCAAGATTGCTGACCTTAAATTCGGCAGTACCGCTTGCATCGGTCGTTCCGTTCACGGCTTCAATATCCGATTCGCCGCCGTCCGCTTCGAGCGTCACTTCCCTGCCTGCCAGCGGATGATCATAATCATCCTTGAGCGTCGCGAATATGGACAGCGTGCTGCTGCCATCCGCTCGTATGGAAGTGCCTCCGGCCGTGACGGCGGAACGGGAAGGGCTCACATCGCCTTCAACAAATTGGACGGAGGCCGTCGACGTTAATGGGCTGCCATCGACGCCGGCGCTCACGATCGCCGTCCCCAACGTCGTATCCGCCGTCAGCGTCGCCGTATACGTGCCGTCAAGGTTGTCCGTGGTCTCGCCGATCGTTCCCCGCGTCGAGGAGATGACCACGGCTTCTCCGCCGCTCGTCCGAGCGTCGCCCTGCGCATCCTTCAGACGAACGGTGACGCTCGTCTGGCTGGCGCCGTCCGCGAGCAGCCGCGCGTCCCCAACCTCGATCTCACTGTAGTCGGCAGAGGTAGACTCATCCGCCACCATATAGGTCCGGAAGCCGAAGTCATACCCATACGAATTCGACGCTCCACGCGGATACGGATCGCCGCCGGCAATGCTCCACATCACGCCATTGTATCCGCCATACTCCGTCGTCACCGCTAATCTGTACATTGTATTCTTCGTCAGATAAGGAGACGCCCCGGAGAAATCGAAGGTTACCCAGCCCGAGCTCATTCCGGTGCGTGCCGTTGCCAGCGGCGCGGAACGATCGCTTTCTCGATAGAGGTAGACGATGATATCACCCGATCCCGACGCATCCAGACTCAATTCCACCGCACTCAAACTGCCGGTTACTGCCGGCGTAAAGGTCTGATAACGCGTCAGTCCGGAATCCGCATTGATCCATACGCCCCCTGGGCTGCCCGGCGATTGTTGATCCACAATCGCCGCTCCCGCGGCTCGGGAGCCCCCGGCCGGCAGCATGCCTGCCGCCAGCATAAAGACCAGCATCATAACCGCATACTTCTTGAGCCGATTTCTGCTCATTTTATCGCCTCTTCCAGCTTGCAAAATAACTTTCCCTCCGTTCAATCTCCAATCGGATTCTCCTTCCGGGGCCAATCTTTTAGAACATACAAAAAGTCGATAGCTACCTCCATACCTACAAAGGAGTATTTTGTCCGAAGTCTATAAAATTTCGGCATGGTTCGATTACAATAAGAGCAAATCGGAAAGAATGCTGGCGATAGAGGAGTACGACGATGGAACGGCCGACATCAATCGACGAAATGATCACGCTTAGGGACTATATGAACGAACGGACCGTTGTTCATCCAAATGAATTTCACGGCATCGCGAGAGCGCTGGCTGCCTGCTTGGCAGAATTCCATCAAGGTCGGATGCTGCATCTCGACCTGTGCCCCGAGCGAATTATGATCTCGGGAGACGGACGAAAGGCTTATCTGATCGATTCGGAATATAGCGTGCGGCGCTCCGATCGCGGCGGAGTCCGACCGGCAGGGCCGGGGCTGTCGCTTGCGGCGCTCCCCTACTGCTCGCCGGAAAATACGGGGAGGATGCAAAGAGCCGTCGACGAGCGAAGCGACTTGTACGCCCTGGGCGTCATTTTTTATCAAATGCTTGCCGGCCGACTGCCTTTCCGCGGAGACAACCGGCTGGAGTGGATCTACCGGCACCTCGCCCAGAGTCCGCCGCGAATCGTAGAATTGCAGCCTCAGGTTCCCGACGGCCTCGAGGCCATGATCATGAAGCTGCTGGATAAGAACCCGGACAATCGCTACCCTAACGCCGGGTCTCTGCTCGCCGATCTGGACCGCATGGAACGCGCCCGGGATACGTTCGGCAGCGGGCGCGGTTTTCACGGCCGAGAGCACGAGCTGTCCGTGTTGAACGATGCCTTCCTCTCCGCATGTTTGGGATCGACAGAGATGGTATATATATCCGGCGAACCGGGAATCGGCAAGACAAGACTGGTCGAAGAGCTGTTCCGCAATCAGCTGCAGCAGCGTCGTTTCTTTTACATAACGGGCAAGTTCGAGCAAATTTCCAGCGAAAGTCCCTATCAGCCCATCGTCCAGGCTTTCCGCGGGCTGATTCGTCATTTGGCGGGCGAGAAGGCCGAGCAGACTGCCGAGTGGGCCCGCAAGCTGCGTATCGCGCTGGGCTCCAATGCCGGCATCATTGCGGAAATGATCCCCGAAGCGGGTTTATTGCTGGGCGATCTGCCGGCGGCAGCGGGTCCGCAGACTCTTGAGCCCCACAAGCGGTTCCTCTACGCATTCCGTAAATTCGTACAGGCGCTGGCTTCCAGAGAGCATCCGCTCGTCCTGTTCATTGACGACCTGCAGTGGGCGAACGCCTCTTCGCTTCAGCTGATACACGCGCTGCTGAGCGATCCCGAAAGCCAGTATTTGTTGCTGGTGTGCGCCTATCGGGATGCGGAGACGGACACCCGCAAGCTTCCCGGCTATGAGCAAGACGGCAGTGCTACTGAGCAAACCTTCGTTCGCCATCTGCGCCTGGCCCGGCTAAGTCTGGAGCAGATGAATGCGATTGTGACGGAAACGCTGAACAGTCCGGCGGATGCCACTCTGCCCTTGACGGAGCTGCTGTATCGCCAAGCGAACGGCAATCCGTTTCATTTTCATCAAATTCTGCTCCGTCTGCAGGACGAACGCACGCTGCGCTACAAGCCTGAGCGACGGGAATGGGATTGGGAACTGGGAAGGATGATCGAGCAGGGGCTTCGCTATGCCGTAACGGATCTGGTTCAGCATAAGCTGAACCGCCTGTCCGTTCATGCGCGCGCGCTGCTCGAAGCCGCATCCTGCGTCGGTAGCAGCTTCCACCCTGCCCTGATCGCAAGCGTCGCAGGACGCGGGACGGACGATGCTCGCCTGGAATGGTCCGCCATTGAAGCCGAAGGGATGATCGTCTCCTCGGATACGGGACGATATCGATTCGCGCACGACAGCATCCAGCGGACGATCTACGACGGGATCGAAGAGACTTCCAGACAAGCGCTTCATATCAAGATCGGTAGGAGCATACAAGGAAAGGAGTCAGCTTACGGATGCAGCTCGTTCGACGCGATCCATCATCTGAATCGGGGATCGCGTCTTATCTCGCACGGCCCGGAGCTGCTCCGCCTGGCCGAACTGAATCTGGAGGCCGGGAAACGCGCCAAGTCTTCCTCCGCCTACGATATCGCGCTCGAGCATCTTGCCAAAGGCATGTCTCTCCTTCCGCCGAACGCTTGGGAGGAGCAGTTCGAGCTCCATTTCGAGCTTCATGCCCAGCAGGCCGAGTGTCAATTTCTATGCGGGAATTACGGCCAATCCGAACAGCTGATCGACCTGCTGCTCGTTCGGGCGCGCAATCCGCGCGAACGCAGCCGCGTCCAGATGATTCGGATCATGCTCTACATCAACCAGGGCAAATATTTGGAGAGCACTGCGCTAGGCCTTCACAGCCTTCGCGAGCTTCATATTTCGATTCCGGCCAAGCCTGGCAAGCTTACGCTGATACGCGAAGGATTGCGTATCGAGTCCTTGCTGCGCAACCGGTACGAGCGTCTCGCTCAACTGGAGGAAATGTCCGACCCCGGGCGGATAGCGGCGATGAACCTCATTTTCGCCATTATTCCCTCCACCTTTTTCACGGACAAAAATATTTTTTTCTTGTTGATCTGCAGAGCCATCCAGCTGTCCCTCGAATATGGGAACACGCCGATGTCGGCCGCGATCTATTCCGCTTACGGCATGGTGCTTGGCCAAGCCATGGGCAAATACGAAAAAGGATATGCGATCGGCAAAATCGGCATGGAGTTGTCCAAGCGCTACGGCGTCCGCGCCGTACAGAGCAAAACGTACACGATCTTTGGCGGCGTCCTGTCCCAATTCGCGGGGAGCGCTCGGGACGGCGAGTCATATTTGGCCGAGGCGCTCCGGTTCGGCATGGAGTCGGGCGACTACGTCTTCGCCAGCTATGCGATCGGCGCGCATGTTAATTCGCTGTATACGAGAGCGCCGCTGCATGAACTGACCCGCACGATTGCCGACTATATGACCGTACTGGACACGACGAACGATGAGTTCGTCCGGCAGAACTTTTTCCTGTATCAACAATTTATTCTCGCCCTTAAGGGGGAGACAGATGCGCCGGATTCCTTCAGTGGCGGCGGCTTTGACGAAGACGCCTATCTCGGCCGGATCCGCATAGAGGAGACTTCGGCTACGTCGCTGTTCCAATACCATGCCTACAAGACACAGCTCTGTTATCTGTTAGGCCGGTACGACGAGGCGATAATATGGGCCGGTCAGGCGGAGCCTTACAAAGCGTATGCCTCCCATCTGCCTCATCTGCCGGAATGCCTGCTCTACGAATCGCTGGCCGCTTGTTCTCTGCCGACACGCGCGCAGAAGCTGTCTCAGCGGTTGTCGCGCAACATTCGCCGCTTCGCCCGATGGGCGCAGTGGAGTCCCGACAATTACAAGACGCGGTTTGACCTTCTCCAGGCCGAATACGCAAGAATTCGTCACGAATATCAAGAGGCCGAGATCCTCTATGAACGGGCCATCCGCGAAGCGCGCGAACAGGGCGACGTGCCGATCCAAAGCCTGGCCTGCGAGCTGGCCGCTCGCCACTTCGAACGGCGCGGCAGTTCGAAGACGGCTCAATTTTATCGGAAGCTTGCGATCGAGGGATACCGGCAGTGGGGGATCACGATCAAGACGGACTCGCTAGAGCGGCATGCGTCTGTCGCCGACGAACGGCATAACCCCCGGACAGCGACGGCCCTTGCCGGATCCGCGATGGCCGCCGGGGTAGCGACGTCGGCGCATGAGCCGAACCAGGCTACCGTCAGCGCAAGCATCGATCCGGATAACATCGATCTCGCCGCGATATTGAGAACGAGCCAGGCGAATTCGAACCAGATGGATATGGACGCCGTACTGGCCGAGATCATCGGGACGATCGTCCGGCATGCCGGAGCCAGCAAAGGCGCGCTGCTGACCGGCGGAGACGACGATCTTTACGTGCTGGCCTATGCGGATATGGATGCGCAGACCGCAGCAACGGACAAGCTGTCCGAAGCCGATTCCCCGCTGCTCCCGGAAGGCGTCATCCGGTATGTCCTTCGTACCCAGGAAAGCGTCCGTTACGGCGGAGAAGAGGATAGCTGGCTTATCCATAATCCATATGTCGCCAAGCATAGACCGCAGTCCATTCTCTGCCTCCCTGTCACCGTTCATGGCAATATGCTGGGGGCGCTCTATTTGGAAAACCGGCTGGCCGCCGACGTATTCGCGGCAGACAGAGAGCCGGTCTTATTGGCCATGTCGTCTCACGGACTATTTCTGTCCATGCTGCAGCGCCCAGCGAAGCCTTCCTCCGCGGAAGACGCGCTCTCCGGCGAGGATGCGCCGTCATCGCACGAGATGGACGAGCCCCTTACGGATCGCGAGCTTGAGGTGCTCGCTCTCCTGGCAAAGGGACTTTCCAACAAAGAAATCGCCGATCAGCTCATTATCGCGATGAGTACGGTGAAGGTGCACGTCAAGCATATCTTCGCCAAATTAAAGGTAAACCGGCGGACCAAGGCGGCCGCGTTAGCCAAGGAACTGCACCTCATCGAAAAAAATTAGGAGCGCAGCGCCCCTTCTTGTTGCTTCGCCAATTTTATACCGGCATCCCGCGCGAGCTGGAGGATGCGGTGAAAATGGACGGCGGCGGACGATGGACGATTTATAGCCGGGTTGCGCTCCCTCTGTCGCTGCCGCCGCTGATCACCGCGCTGCTGCTCGAGTTTATCGGCCGGTGGAACGACTTTTTCGGGCCGCTGCTTTATTTGCATGAGGAACGGCTGTACCCTTTCGCGCTCGGATTGACGAGCTTTACGTCGCAATATGGGGCCACGCCTTGGCCGCTCGTCATGGCAGCCTCGACCGTGGAGACTCTTCCGCTGCTGCTGATCTACTTTTTCGCGCAAACTTTTATGGTTAAAGACTTAGCCGTTCATGCGCTAACTCGATCCGAACGCCGATGAATTCGTCCCCATGCGGAACATCCACATGTGCACAACTCTGTGCACACGCTGTGGGTATTTTGTGGATAACGTTGATAAAATGGGGACAACGAAGATGGCGTCGAAAATTGTTTCTTTGTCCTCTCCGACCGCGGCGGCTTGTCACAGCGCCCCGATCCGTTCCACGTACAAGTCGTAGTTCTCGCGATCGAAGCACACGAACTGAATCCGCTCAAACGCATGTTTGCGCGCCAATTCGCCGGTGACGGCCTCGATCGCTACATCGGCGGCTTTGTCTTTGGGATAACCGTAGATGCCCGTGCTGATATTCGGAAAAGAAAGGCTCTCGATCCCATGCTGTTCGGCCAGGCGAAGCGCGCTACTGTAGCAATTGCCCAGCTTCTCGGCTTCGCCGCTCTTGCCGCCATTCCAGACCGGCCCCACCGTATGAATCACGTGCTTGGCCTTTAAGTTGCCCCCTGTTGTGATGACGGCCTCGCCGACAGGGCACCCGCCCCGTTCGCTTCGAATGCGCACGCACTCGTCCAGTATTCTTCTCCCGCCGGCGCGATGAATCGCTCCGTCCACGCCGCCGCCGCCCAGCAAGCTGGTATTCGCCGCATTCACGATGCATGCCATGGCGGATAGCGTGATGTCCCCCTGCACGACCTCTAATTCTGCGCCGTTAA from the Cohnella hashimotonis genome contains:
- a CDS encoding cadherin-like beta sandwich domain-containing protein, whose translation is MSRNRLKKYAVMMLVFMLAAGMLPAGGSRAAGAAIVDQQSPGSPGGVWINADSGLTRYQTFTPAVTGSLSAVELSLDASGSGDIIVYLYRESDRSAPLATARTGMSSGWVTFDFSGASPYLTKNTMYRLAVTTEYGGYNGVMWSIAGGDPYPRGASNSYGYDFGFRTYMVADESTSADYSEIEVGDARLLADGASQTSVTVRLKDAQGDARTSGGEAVVISSTRGTIGETTDNLDGTYTATLTADTTLGTAIVSAGVDGSPLTSTASVQFVEGDVSPSRSAVTAGGTSIRADGSSTLSIFATLKDDYDHPLAGREVTLEADGGESDIEAVNGTTDASGTAEFKVSNLAMEEVTYSAKDAESGLTLDGTVKISFLYDQPPSIRIRVTPEAPTYNEVFVWPGASAYGEYNEIADMKWAKGSHPLSYFPSGGRTLGEGFWVGENGIYTVYAVDTAGNASVKEVDIQNILRKSSDAALSAWTITGNGAAIPFDFEAGKTDYTVQVATSVDSLKMALTASSAYADITLNGSAIDSDAESGEFPLTPGDNTFEIVVEAQDGTVRTYTLNVVREQPMSGDAALSAWTITGNGAAIPFDFEAGKTDYAVQVATSVDSLKMVLSASNAYAGIAVNGSPIGSGFESAALPLAVGNNTFEIAVKAQDGTVRTYTLNVVRAEPTTIPVDNGGTGSVNPDMPVDLIVNETVFPWMAFLKKEADGKKSIEARLDLDRVTQVISRSGPGSAAFAFVVKEEADRYTLRLSADAAVRLAERTADVTFQTSLGRYKLPFAEAMRDESRWADEPASELLVVLERSAITADMKKEADAGGFRLVGEPVDFGLYVKHRGATFKMDSSNRFITGLLNVPADAADVSTAMRWDGGRFRPVPTAFTAQNGQGTAVFRSLTHGTFILAAQTFSLTDLEGHWAKSEIRDMTGRMIVNGFEGGRFMPRSVVTRAELAVMLAKALGLPKVEEASVFRDVKAGSWYKEEVSAVHAYGLMDGIGEDAFGPDRQVSREEAIVTMIRALRLALGAEKLDSLRKQAEMGTFADSSFISSRAVEEVRTAVGIGLVKGEGGKLNPQQPLSRAVTAVLLYRMLLLSGMLGGDS
- a CDS encoding AAA family ATPase, whose amino-acid sequence is MERPTSIDEMITLRDYMNERTVVHPNEFHGIARALAACLAEFHQGRMLHLDLCPERIMISGDGRKAYLIDSEYSVRRSDRGGVRPAGPGLSLAALPYCSPENTGRMQRAVDERSDLYALGVIFYQMLAGRLPFRGDNRLEWIYRHLAQSPPRIVELQPQVPDGLEAMIMKLLDKNPDNRYPNAGSLLADLDRMERARDTFGSGRGFHGREHELSVLNDAFLSACLGSTEMVYISGEPGIGKTRLVEELFRNQLQQRRFFYITGKFEQISSESPYQPIVQAFRGLIRHLAGEKAEQTAEWARKLRIALGSNAGIIAEMIPEAGLLLGDLPAAAGPQTLEPHKRFLYAFRKFVQALASREHPLVLFIDDLQWANASSLQLIHALLSDPESQYLLLVCAYRDAETDTRKLPGYEQDGSATEQTFVRHLRLARLSLEQMNAIVTETLNSPADATLPLTELLYRQANGNPFHFHQILLRLQDERTLRYKPERREWDWELGRMIEQGLRYAVTDLVQHKLNRLSVHARALLEAASCVGSSFHPALIASVAGRGTDDARLEWSAIEAEGMIVSSDTGRYRFAHDSIQRTIYDGIEETSRQALHIKIGRSIQGKESAYGCSSFDAIHHLNRGSRLISHGPELLRLAELNLEAGKRAKSSSAYDIALEHLAKGMSLLPPNAWEEQFELHFELHAQQAECQFLCGNYGQSEQLIDLLLVRARNPRERSRVQMIRIMLYINQGKYLESTALGLHSLRELHISIPAKPGKLTLIREGLRIESLLRNRYERLAQLEEMSDPGRIAAMNLIFAIIPSTFFTDKNIFFLLICRAIQLSLEYGNTPMSAAIYSAYGMVLGQAMGKYEKGYAIGKIGMELSKRYGVRAVQSKTYTIFGGVLSQFAGSARDGESYLAEALRFGMESGDYVFASYAIGAHVNSLYTRAPLHELTRTIADYMTVLDTTNDEFVRQNFFLYQQFILALKGETDAPDSFSGGGFDEDAYLGRIRIEETSATSLFQYHAYKTQLCYLLGRYDEAIIWAGQAEPYKAYASHLPHLPECLLYESLAACSLPTRAQKLSQRLSRNIRRFARWAQWSPDNYKTRFDLLQAEYARIRHEYQEAEILYERAIREAREQGDVPIQSLACELAARHFERRGSSKTAQFYRKLAIEGYRQWGITIKTDSLERHASVADERHNPRTATALAGSAMAAGVATSAHEPNQATVSASIDPDNIDLAAILRTSQANSNQMDMDAVLAEIIGTIVRHAGASKGALLTGGDDDLYVLAYADMDAQTAATDKLSEADSPLLPEGVIRYVLRTQESVRYGGEEDSWLIHNPYVAKHRPQSILCLPVTVHGNMLGALYLENRLAADVFAADREPVLLAMSSHGLFLSMLQRPAKPSSAEDALSGEDAPSSHEMDEPLTDRELEVLALLAKGLSNKEIADQLIIAMSTVKVHVKHIFAKLKVNRRTKAAALAKELHLIEKN
- a CDS encoding carbohydrate ABC transporter permease, which translates into the protein MLLRQFYTGIPRELEDAVKMDGGGRWTIYSRVALPLSLPPLITALLLEFIGRWNDFFGPLLYLHEERLYPFALGLTSFTSQYGATPWPLVMAASTVETLPLLLIYFFAQTFMVKDLAVHALTRSERR
- a CDS encoding O-acetyl-ADP-ribose deacetylase, whose protein sequence is MEKTFNGAELEVVQGDITLSAMACIVNAANTSLLGGGGVDGAIHRAGGRRILDECVRIRSERGGCPVGEAVITTGGNLKAKHVIHTVGPVWNGGKSGEAEKLGNCYSSALRLAEQHGIESLSFPNISTGIYGYPKDKAADVAIEAVTGELARKHAFERIQFVCFDRENYDLYVERIGAL